In Cervus elaphus chromosome 5, mCerEla1.1, whole genome shotgun sequence, the following proteins share a genomic window:
- the SLC35B1 gene encoding solute carrier family 35 member B1, which yields MRPLSPVGDVRLDLSPPPLPAVSGSPVGSSGRLMAASSSLVPDRLRLPLCFLGVFVCYFYYGILQEKITRGKYGEGAKQETFTFALTLVFIQCVVNAVFAKILIQFFDTTRVDRTRSWLYAACSVSYLGAMVSSNSALQFVNYPTQVLGKSCKPIPVMLLGVTLLKKKYPMAKYLCVLLIVAGVALFMYKPKKVVGIEEHTIGYGELLLLLSLTLDGLTGVSQDHMRAHYQTGSNHMMLNINLWSTLLLGAGILFTGELWEFLSFAERYPAVIYNILLFGLTSALGQSFIFMTVVYFGPLTCSIITTTRKFFTILASVILFANPISPMQWVGTVLVFLGLGLDAKFGKGAKKTSH from the exons ATGAGGCCCCTGTCGCCGGTCGGCGATGTCCGGCTGGACTTGTCACCGCCGCCGCTGCCGGCCGTGAGCGGGTCTCCGGTTGGGTCCTCCGGGCGTCTCATGGCCGCTAGCAGCTCCCTGGTGCCCGACCGGCTGCGTCTGCCGCTCTGCTTCCTCGGCGTCTTTGTCTGCTATTTCTACTATGGGATCCTGCAGGAAAAGAT AACAAGAGGAAAGTATGGGGAGggagccaagcaggagacctTCACTTTTGCCTTAACTTTGGTCTTCATCCAATGTGTGGTCAATGCTGTGTTTGCCAAGATCT TGATCCAGTTTTTTGACACTACCAGAGTGGATCGTACCCGGAGCTGGCTCTATGCTGCGTGCTCTGTCTCCTATCTGGGTGCTATGGTCTCCAGCAACTCGGCGCTACAGTTTGTCAACTACCCAACTCAG GTCCTTGGTAAATCCTGCAAGCCCATCCCAG TCATGCTCCTTGGAGTGACCCTCTTGAAGAAGAAGTACCCAATGGCCAAGTACCTGTGTGTGTTGCTAATTGTGGCTGGAGTGGCCCTTTTCATGTACAAACCCAAAAAAGTAGTCGGGATAGAAGAACACACAATTGGCTATGGAGAGCTGCTCCTG CTCTTGTCTCTAACCCTGGATGGACTGACCGGTGTTTCCCAGGACCACATGCGAGCTCACTACCAAACAGGCTCCAACCACATGATGCTGAACATCAACCTTTGGTCGACATTGCTGCTGGGAGCTG GAATCCTGTTCACCGGGGAGCTCTGGGAGTTCTTAAGCTTTGCCGAAAGGTATCCTGCAGTCATCTATAACATCCTCCTCTTTGGCCTGACTAGTGCCCTGGGCCAG AGCTTCATCTTCATGACAGTTGTGTATTTTGGTCCTCTGACCTGCTCCATCATCACCACAACTCGAAAGTTCTTCACCATTTTGGCATCTGTGATCCTCTTCGCCAACCCCATCAGCCCCATGCAGTGGGTGGGCACTGTGCTGGTGTTCTTGG GTCTCGGTCTTGATGCCAAGTTTGGGAAGGGAGCCAAGAAGACATCCCACTAG